In Uranotaenia lowii strain MFRU-FL chromosome 2, ASM2978415v1, whole genome shotgun sequence, one genomic interval encodes:
- the LOC129749559 gene encoding uncharacterized protein LOC129749559, with translation MFVAYRLRFKPNCGSAGDWCVSDFKNDDETCRLLWENCLRLTTIHRPSFIYVQVPTVRNCPIRTTRYTSHIISKHRNQITSLDASGDPVTLLKWPTVRAASQ, from the exons ATGTTTGTGGCGTACAGATTGCGGTTTAAACCGAATTGTGGAAGTG CTGGTGACTGGTGTGTCTCGGACTTCAAAAACGACGATGAAACTTGTCGTCTTCTGTGGGAAAATTGTCTCCGACTGACTACAATCCACCGCCCATCGTTTATCTATGTTCAAGTTCCCACTGTACGTAACTGCCCGATCAGAACTACAAg gtaCACCTCTCACATCATCTCGAAGCATCGAAACCAAATAACCAGCTTGGATGCATCCGGTGATCCCGTCACGCTCCTCAAATGGCCAACAGTACGTGCAGCGAGCCAGTAG